Proteins co-encoded in one Armatimonadota bacterium genomic window:
- a CDS encoding DEAD/DEAH box helicase, producing MTLEQVLDALKTAPATAGGITAWRELPARPALWAPIPDALDPRLAAALRRNGIEALYSHQAEAWEAVRAGRHVVVVTPTASGKTLCYNLPVLDAVLAAPQTRALYLFPTKALSMDQVDELQRLIDTLDVDIKAYTYDGDTPAQARRAIRTAGHIVVTNPDMLHAAILPHHTQWLRLFENLRYVVLDELHTYRGLFGSHVANVLRRLRRLCRFYGTAPQFICCSATVGNPKELAERLLEEPVTLVDRNGAPAGPRVFVMYNPPVVNRALGIRRDSILEAGRLAGEFIRNRIPLIAFARSRRTAELLTTAFKETAAIHGVGAHRVAGYRAGYLPGERRAIERGLREGEVLAVAATNALELGIDIGRLRAALLVGYPGTIASTWQQAGRAGRTGDLAVAILVATSDPLDQYIVRHPEYFFEQPPEAALLNPDNLYVLTSHVRCAAFELPFVDGERFGPPTLPEILDYLARQRILHHEGGRWHYIADAYPARDVSLRSASVENVVIIDTTEATPRVIGEVDLASAPALVHEDAIYLHLGQQYHVDRLAWDERKAYVHRVTVNYYTTAQIAVDVRVLQEFARSADAPSAAWGEVVVTYRPTIYKKLTLERHENVGWGPIHLPESTLHTSAYWMTLPPLPLSRDEVQSVLAALTHALAHVAALYLMCDPRDLGRTYEVASPHTGRPTIFLYDAVPGGVGFAERLFRLRAEVLAAARDLIAACGCEAGCPSCVGPALEAGHRGKTLAREVLDVRLAPRSGGR from the coding sequence CGGGAGCTGCCGGCCAGGCCGGCGTTGTGGGCACCGATCCCCGACGCCCTCGACCCGCGCCTGGCGGCGGCGCTGCGCCGCAACGGCATCGAGGCGCTCTACAGCCACCAGGCCGAGGCGTGGGAGGCGGTGCGGGCGGGCAGGCACGTGGTGGTGGTCACGCCCACCGCGTCGGGGAAGACGCTGTGCTACAACCTGCCGGTGCTGGACGCGGTGCTGGCCGCCCCGCAGACGCGCGCCCTCTACCTGTTCCCGACCAAGGCGCTCTCGATGGACCAGGTGGACGAGCTGCAGCGCCTGATCGACACCCTCGACGTCGACATCAAGGCCTACACCTACGACGGCGACACGCCCGCGCAGGCCCGGCGCGCCATCCGCACGGCCGGTCACATCGTCGTGACCAACCCCGACATGCTGCACGCGGCGATCCTCCCGCACCACACCCAGTGGCTGCGCCTGTTCGAGAACCTGCGCTACGTCGTGCTCGACGAGCTGCACACCTACCGGGGGTTGTTCGGCAGCCACGTGGCCAACGTGTTGCGCCGGTTGCGGCGGCTGTGTCGGTTCTACGGCACGGCGCCCCAGTTCATCTGCTGCTCGGCGACCGTGGGGAATCCCAAGGAGCTGGCCGAACGCCTGCTGGAGGAGCCGGTGACCCTCGTCGACCGGAACGGCGCCCCGGCGGGGCCCCGGGTGTTCGTCATGTACAACCCGCCGGTGGTCAACCGGGCGCTGGGGATCCGTCGCGACAGCATCCTGGAGGCCGGACGGCTGGCGGGCGAGTTCATCCGCAACCGCATCCCCCTCATCGCGTTCGCCCGCAGCCGCCGCACCGCCGAGCTGCTCACCACCGCCTTCAAGGAGACCGCGGCGATCCACGGCGTGGGCGCGCACCGCGTGGCCGGCTACCGGGCCGGCTACCTGCCCGGCGAGCGCCGCGCCATCGAGCGGGGGCTGCGCGAGGGCGAGGTGCTGGCCGTGGCAGCGACCAACGCGCTGGAGCTCGGCATTGACATCGGGCGCCTCCGCGCGGCGCTGCTGGTGGGCTACCCGGGGACCATCGCCTCCACCTGGCAGCAGGCGGGGCGCGCGGGCCGCACCGGCGACCTGGCGGTGGCGATCCTGGTGGCCACCAGCGATCCGCTCGACCAGTACATCGTGCGCCACCCCGAGTACTTCTTCGAGCAGCCCCCGGAGGCCGCGCTGCTCAACCCCGACAACCTCTACGTGCTGACCAGCCACGTGCGGTGCGCGGCCTTCGAGCTGCCCTTCGTGGACGGCGAGCGGTTCGGCCCGCCCACGCTCCCCGAGATCCTCGACTACCTCGCCCGGCAGCGGATCCTCCACCACGAGGGCGGCCGCTGGCACTACATCGCCGACGCCTATCCGGCGCGGGACGTCTCGCTGCGCAGCGCCTCGGTGGAGAACGTGGTGATCATCGACACCACCGAGGCGACGCCGCGCGTGATCGGCGAGGTCGACCTGGCCAGCGCCCCCGCCCTGGTGCACGAGGACGCCATCTACCTGCACCTGGGCCAGCAGTACCACGTGGACCGCCTGGCGTGGGACGAGCGCAAAGCCTACGTCCACCGCGTCACCGTCAACTACTACACCACCGCGCAGATCGCCGTGGACGTCCGCGTGCTGCAGGAGTTCGCCCGCAGCGCCGACGCCCCGTCGGCCGCCTGGGGCGAGGTGGTGGTGACCTACCGGCCCACGATCTACAAGAAGCTGACCCTCGAGCGCCACGAGAACGTCGGGTGGGGACCGATCCACCTGCCCGAGTCGACGCTGCACACCTCAGCGTACTGGATGACGCTGCCGCCGCTGCCGCTGTCCCGCGACGAGGTCCAGAGCGTGCTGGCGGCCCTGACCCACGCGCTGGCGCACGTCGCCGCGCTCTACCTCATGTGCGACCCCCGCGACCTGGGGCGCACCTACGAGGTGGCCTCGCCCCACACCGGTCGGCCCACGATCTTCCTCTACGATGCCGTGCCCGGTGGCGTCGGGTTCGCCGAACGCCTCTTCCGCCTGCGGGCCGAGGTGCTGGCGGCCGCGCGGGACCTCATCGCAGCGTGCGGCTGTGAGGCCGGGTGCCCCTCGTGCGTGGGCCCCGCGCTCGAGGCCGGCCATCGCGGCAAGACTCTCGCGCGCGAAGTGCTGGATGTCCGCCTGGCCCCCCGCTCCGGCGGCCGCTGA
- a CDS encoding ribonuclease H-like domain-containing protein, producing the protein MSAWPPAPAAADDERPAVTVAPLGARLAALGVLGRRPHDDGEPARGDGGPAFEVRRQVHSATALFGREGPAPDDAGVLFLDTETTGLAGGTGTTPFLIGVAFLDGGDLVVEQYFLRRLSGEPALLDALRPRLEEATQLVTFNGRRFDWPILAARYVLSRRRIAPPAQHLDLMRVARRLWHRPLGTYRLAVVERLALAIDRGCDIDSAQIPGLYVHYLRTGDAAALEPVFAHNAHDVRALVDLRRRVRRWVEHGEDPPPPIDWEGLGVLRLQAAQEAAAEDALRRALRVEDDPAVRWRVARRLARVLRRTGRHDEVAAVWDREVGGRGVWRVRALLEAATAYRRARRPAQAQAALDEAAALVEWLALCGDPAAADLDGEIRRRRRALETSRGVR; encoded by the coding sequence ATGTCCGCCTGGCCCCCCGCTCCGGCGGCCGCTGACGACGAGCGGCCGGCCGTAACCGTCGCGCCGCTTGGCGCGCGGCTGGCCGCGCTGGGCGTGCTGGGTCGGCGCCCCCACGACGATGGGGAGCCCGCCCGTGGTGACGGGGGGCCGGCGTTCGAGGTCCGCCGGCAGGTGCACAGCGCCACCGCGTTGTTCGGACGCGAGGGCCCCGCACCCGACGACGCCGGCGTCCTCTTCCTCGACACCGAGACGACCGGGCTCGCGGGCGGCACGGGCACTACGCCGTTCCTGATCGGCGTCGCCTTCCTCGACGGCGGCGACCTCGTCGTCGAGCAGTACTTCCTCCGCCGGCTGTCGGGCGAGCCGGCGCTGCTGGACGCCCTGCGCCCGCGGCTGGAGGAGGCGACGCAGCTCGTCACCTTCAACGGCCGACGCTTCGACTGGCCGATCCTGGCGGCGCGCTACGTGCTGAGCCGGCGGCGGATCGCGCCACCGGCGCAGCACCTCGACCTGATGCGTGTGGCGCGGCGCCTGTGGCACCGACCGCTCGGTACGTACCGCCTGGCCGTCGTCGAGCGCCTGGCGCTGGCGATCGATCGCGGCTGCGACATCGACAGCGCGCAGATCCCGGGGCTCTACGTCCACTACCTGCGCACGGGCGACGCCGCGGCGCTCGAGCCCGTCTTCGCCCACAACGCCCACGACGTGCGCGCGCTGGTGGACCTGCGCCGGCGTGTACGGCGCTGGGTCGAGCACGGGGAAGACCCGCCGCCGCCGATCGACTGGGAGGGGCTGGGGGTGTTGCGGCTGCAGGCCGCCCAGGAGGCGGCGGCCGAAGACGCCCTGCGGCGCGCGCTGCGGGTGGAAGACGACCCGGCGGTGCGGTGGCGCGTCGCCCGCCGGCTGGCCCGGGTGCTGCGGCGCACGGGCCGCCACGACGAGGTGGCCGCGGTGTGGGATCGCGAGGTCGGCGGTCGGGGCGTCTGGCGCGTGCGCGCGCTGCTGGAGGCGGCGACGGCCTACCGGCGCGCCCGCCGTCCGGCGCAGGCGCAGGCCGCCCTCGACGAGGCGGCCGCGCTGGTGGAGTGGCTCGCCTTGTGCGGCGACCCGGCGGCGGCCGACCTCGACGGCGAGATCCGGCGCCGCCGCCGCGCCCTCGAGACCTCGCGCGGCGTCCGCTGA
- a CDS encoding 2-hydroxy-3-oxopropionate reductase, which translates to MDRSVSMERIGFIGLGIMGKPMARNLRAAGFPVVVHSRSRPPVDELVAAGATDGGSPRGVAAASDIVITMLPDGPDVQAVVLGPDGVLEGARAGQVVVDMSTISPLVAREVAAALAARGVGFLDAPVSGGQKGAIEATLSIMVGGPRALFERVRPVFEALGKNIVHIGEDHGAGQIAKACNQIVVAVTIMAVAEALTLARKAGVDPARVRQALLGGFAQSRILDLHGQRILERNYTPGFRVRLHEKDLQIALAAGRAYGVPLPATGLVHEALVALMAQQGGDLDHSALARFVQHLAGLADT; encoded by the coding sequence CTGGACAGGAGCGTGAGCATGGAGCGCATCGGGTTCATCGGTCTGGGAATCATGGGGAAGCCCATGGCGCGCAACCTGCGCGCGGCCGGCTTCCCGGTCGTGGTGCACTCGCGGTCGCGGCCGCCCGTCGACGAGCTGGTGGCCGCGGGTGCCACCGACGGCGGCTCGCCGCGCGGCGTGGCGGCCGCCAGCGACATCGTCATCACCATGCTGCCCGACGGCCCCGACGTGCAGGCCGTGGTGCTGGGCCCCGATGGGGTGCTGGAAGGGGCGCGGGCGGGGCAGGTCGTGGTGGACATGAGCACGATCTCGCCGCTGGTCGCCCGCGAGGTGGCCGCGGCGCTCGCCGCCCGAGGCGTCGGGTTCCTGGACGCCCCGGTCTCGGGCGGGCAGAAGGGCGCCATCGAGGCCACGCTGTCCATCATGGTGGGCGGCCCGCGGGCGTTGTTCGAGCGGGTGCGGCCCGTCTTCGAGGCGCTGGGGAAGAACATCGTCCACATCGGCGAGGACCACGGCGCCGGCCAGATCGCCAAAGCCTGCAACCAGATCGTCGTCGCGGTGACGATCATGGCGGTGGCCGAGGCGCTGACGCTGGCGCGCAAGGCGGGCGTGGATCCAGCCCGGGTGCGCCAGGCGCTGCTGGGCGGCTTCGCGCAGAGCCGGATCCTCGACCTCCACGGCCAGCGCATCCTCGAGCGCAACTACACGCCGGGGTTCCGTGTGCGGCTGCACGAGAAGGACCTGCAGATCGCGCTGGCGGCAGGCCGGGCCTACGGTGTGCCGCTGCCCGCCACCGGGCTGGTCCACGAGGCCCTGGTGGCCCTGATGGCCCAGCAGGGCGGTGACCTCGACCACTCGGCGCTCGCCCGGTTCGTGCAGCACCTCGCGGGGCTCGCGGACACGTAG
- a CDS encoding hydroxypyruvate isomerase family protein, with product MLRFAANLTFLWTDRPFLARFEAAARAGFGAVEYMFPYQEDLDAVVGELRRLGLRQALFNLPAGDWDAGDRGIAVDPARRAEFREGVRLGIDVARRLGCPRVNCLVGRQLDDVPLAEQWACLVDNIKYAAAAFEREGLVLLIEPVNTFDVPGFFLRTPQEAFALQDAVGAANLKVQYDVYHAQRMEGNLTYTLTRNIGRIGHVQIADAPDRGQPGTGEINFAYVLRALDRTDYAGDVGLEYRPVGPTDASFDWIEAMGFTRR from the coding sequence ATGCTGCGGTTTGCTGCCAACCTGACCTTCCTCTGGACCGACCGTCCCTTCCTCGCACGCTTCGAGGCGGCGGCGCGCGCCGGGTTCGGCGCGGTGGAGTACATGTTCCCGTACCAGGAAGATCTCGACGCCGTGGTCGGCGAGCTGCGGCGGCTGGGCCTGCGCCAGGCCCTGTTCAACCTCCCGGCCGGCGACTGGGACGCGGGGGACCGCGGGATCGCCGTCGACCCCGCGCGCCGTGCCGAGTTCCGCGAGGGCGTCCGCCTGGGCATCGACGTCGCCCGACGCCTGGGGTGCCCGCGGGTCAACTGCCTGGTGGGCCGGCAGCTGGACGACGTGCCCCTGGCCGAGCAGTGGGCGTGCCTGGTGGACAACATCAAGTACGCCGCGGCGGCGTTCGAGCGCGAGGGGCTGGTGCTGCTCATCGAGCCCGTGAACACCTTCGACGTCCCCGGCTTCTTCCTGCGCACGCCGCAGGAGGCGTTCGCGCTGCAGGACGCCGTGGGCGCCGCCAACCTGAAGGTGCAGTACGACGTCTACCACGCGCAGCGCATGGAGGGCAACCTGACCTACACCCTGACCCGCAACATCGGCCGCATCGGCCATGTCCAGATCGCCGACGCGCCCGACCGCGGTCAGCCCGGCACGGGCGAGATCAACTTCGCCTACGTGCTGCGGGCCCTGGACCGCACCGACTACGCCGGCGACGTCGGCCTGGAGTACCGGCCCGTCGGCCCCACCGACGCGTCGTTCGACTGGATCGAGGCGATGGGGTTCACCCGGCGGTAA
- a CDS encoding ABC transporter ATP-binding protein — translation MQQPAPPAQAPAAARREATPVRLEGVSKRFGSVVAVDRISLEIPAGALVTLLGPSGCGKTTTLRMIAGLERPTEGRIFIGGEDVTPLPAAHRSVTMVFQAYALFPHLTVYENVAYGLRVQRRPEDEVRRRVADVLALVGLPGLETRYPGQLSGGQQQRVALARALVMQPRVLLFDEPLSNLDAKLRRRVRADIRLLQQQLGITSVYVTHDQAEALAISDIVVVMNQGRIEQIGRPADLYRRPASHFVADFIGEANLLPAVVEADTVRVGTYRFPYRQDGVGPGPATLMVRPEAIRLRPDGDGLPGRIRSAFFMGAVADYLVDTEVGELSVADPESVDRLYPPGATVRLQFSPSGLYLLPPGT, via the coding sequence ATGCAGCAGCCCGCACCGCCCGCGCAGGCGCCCGCCGCCGCCCGGCGCGAGGCGACGCCCGTGCGGCTGGAGGGCGTGTCCAAGCGCTTTGGCAGCGTCGTCGCCGTCGACCGCATCTCGCTGGAGATTCCGGCCGGCGCGCTGGTGACGTTGCTGGGCCCCTCAGGGTGCGGCAAGACCACGACGCTGCGCATGATCGCGGGGCTCGAACGGCCCACCGAGGGGCGGATCTTCATCGGCGGCGAGGACGTCACTCCGCTGCCGGCGGCCCACCGCAGCGTGACCATGGTCTTCCAGGCCTACGCCCTGTTCCCGCACCTGACCGTCTACGAGAACGTCGCCTACGGCCTGCGGGTGCAGCGCAGGCCCGAGGACGAGGTGCGCCGGCGCGTGGCCGACGTGCTGGCGCTGGTGGGCTTGCCCGGCCTGGAGACGCGCTACCCCGGGCAGCTGTCGGGCGGCCAGCAGCAGCGCGTGGCCCTGGCCCGGGCGCTGGTGATGCAGCCGCGGGTGCTGCTGTTCGACGAACCGCTGTCGAACCTCGACGCCAAGCTGCGGCGGCGGGTGCGGGCCGACATCCGGCTGCTCCAGCAGCAGCTGGGCATCACCAGCGTCTACGTCACCCACGACCAGGCCGAAGCGCTGGCCATCTCCGACATCGTGGTGGTGATGAACCAGGGGCGCATCGAGCAGATCGGCAGGCCCGCCGACCTGTACCGCCGACCGGCGTCGCACTTCGTGGCCGACTTCATCGGGGAAGCCAACCTGTTGCCGGCGGTGGTGGAGGCCGACACCGTCCGGGTGGGCACGTACCGGTTCCCCTACCGGCAGGACGGGGTCGGCCCCGGACCGGCGACGCTGATGGTGCGTCCGGAGGCGATCCGCCTGCGCCCCGACGGGGACGGCCTCCCCGGCCGGATCCGCAGCGCGTTCTTCATGGGCGCGGTGGCCGACTACCTGGTGGACACCGAGGTGGGCGAGCTCAGCGTGGCCGATCCGGAGAGCGTCGATCGCCTCTACCCGCCTGGCGCCACCGTCCGGCTCCAGTTCTCCCCATCCGGGCTGTACCTGCTGCCACCCGGGACGTGA
- a CDS encoding iron ABC transporter permease produces MATPAIARARLTGIPWSLAGLGVGTALAALGLPWARVGRDLLAFAPGSLGIEVAARQPAAAAAVTAAAAATALAVAPLPLYRRGRLLVAAALVGLLAAAWAVSSTGAPLGPGALVLLLGLLTVLGVGLSLGGYLLADAFVATCIVWAGAFVAAFIVYPLVAVLQGAVVVNGRFTLDVVRETIRSPAFLLINNPATPLDEGRAALLAGAGAGLLAGAAALLTRRPVRAVGLWAGGGGAGVGVLVALLLGFGAVRNSVLLALVVGGLSTGLGFLFALLAERSRLPTRRLFGPISILPIITPPFVLGLAIIYLFGRRGYITHHLLGLSTTAFAGMIGVTLAQVLAYTPIAFLILQGVVRQMDAALEEAAETLGADRWHILRTVVWPLARPGVANAFLLVAIESLADFGNPIVVGGGLPYLATEIFFAATGRGVPEAAVFGVALLALTLSLFLVQQRWVGRRSYVTVTGRPSAQGAARPLPPLLDYAVTAVFGLWLVLIVLLYGSVFVGAVTKLWGFDYTFTLEHVRGLSPTGWHVFRTTAWLSAVAAVPSTVVGFLIGYLVSRVPFPGREALAFASMLSFATPGTVMGIGYILAFNTGVLLFTGTELIIVLAFVFRNMPVALRAGVAAILQVDRSLEEASTMLRAGTATTLRRIVVPLVRGALLAGAIFSFVRAMTAISQVIFLITPRTNLATTQILSYINYGTFGLGAALSAVLVVFMAAVILALYLATQRWGGGPARELPAL; encoded by the coding sequence ATGGCAACCCCTGCGATCGCCCGGGCCAGGCTGACGGGCATCCCATGGTCGCTGGCCGGCCTGGGGGTCGGCACGGCGCTCGCGGCGCTGGGCTTGCCCTGGGCGCGCGTCGGCCGCGACCTGCTGGCGTTCGCGCCCGGCTCGCTGGGCATCGAGGTGGCGGCCCGGCAGCCCGCGGCGGCGGCGGCGGTCACCGCCGCCGCCGCCGCGACAGCGCTGGCCGTGGCGCCGCTCCCCCTGTACCGCCGCGGCCGTCTGCTCGTGGCGGCCGCGCTCGTCGGGCTGCTGGCCGCCGCGTGGGCGGTGAGCAGCACGGGCGCTCCCCTGGGCCCGGGGGCGCTCGTGCTGCTGCTGGGTCTGCTCACCGTGCTCGGGGTCGGTCTGTCGTTGGGCGGCTACCTGCTGGCCGACGCCTTCGTGGCCACCTGCATCGTCTGGGCTGGCGCGTTCGTGGCCGCCTTCATCGTCTACCCGCTGGTCGCGGTCCTCCAGGGCGCGGTGGTCGTGAACGGCCGCTTCACGCTCGACGTCGTACGCGAGACGATCCGCTCGCCCGCCTTCCTCCTGATCAACAACCCGGCGACCCCGCTCGACGAGGGGCGGGCCGCGCTGCTGGCCGGCGCCGGCGCAGGGCTGCTCGCGGGGGCCGCCGCGCTGCTGACGCGGCGGCCGGTGCGGGCGGTGGGGCTGTGGGCCGGTGGTGGGGGAGCGGGCGTCGGGGTGCTGGTCGCCCTCCTCCTGGGGTTTGGCGCCGTGCGCAACAGCGTGTTGCTGGCGCTGGTGGTGGGCGGGCTGTCTACCGGCCTGGGGTTCCTGTTCGCGCTGCTGGCTGAGCGCTCGCGGCTCCCCACCCGGCGGCTGTTCGGGCCGATCTCGATCCTGCCGATCATCACGCCGCCGTTCGTCCTGGGCCTGGCGATCATCTACCTGTTCGGCCGGCGCGGGTACATCACCCACCACCTGCTCGGGCTGTCCACCACCGCGTTCGCGGGCATGATCGGCGTGACGCTGGCCCAGGTACTGGCCTACACGCCCATCGCGTTCCTCATCCTGCAGGGGGTCGTGCGCCAGATGGACGCCGCGCTGGAGGAGGCCGCCGAGACGCTGGGCGCCGACCGCTGGCACATCCTGCGCACCGTGGTCTGGCCCCTGGCCCGGCCCGGTGTGGCCAACGCCTTCCTGCTGGTGGCCATCGAGAGCCTGGCCGACTTCGGCAACCCGATCGTGGTGGGGGGCGGGCTGCCCTACCTGGCCACCGAGATCTTCTTCGCGGCCACCGGCCGCGGGGTACCCGAGGCCGCGGTGTTCGGGGTCGCGCTGCTGGCGCTCACGCTCAGCCTGTTCCTGGTGCAGCAGCGCTGGGTCGGCCGCCGGTCGTACGTGACGGTGACCGGGCGGCCCTCGGCGCAGGGCGCGGCCCGCCCCCTGCCGCCACTGCTGGACTACGCCGTGACGGCGGTCTTCGGCCTGTGGCTGGTGCTGATCGTGCTGCTGTACGGCTCGGTCTTCGTGGGCGCCGTGACCAAGCTGTGGGGCTTCGACTACACGTTCACCCTCGAGCACGTCCGGGGGCTGTCGCCCACGGGCTGGCATGTGTTCCGCACCACCGCGTGGTTGTCGGCAGTGGCCGCGGTGCCGTCCACGGTGGTGGGCTTCCTGATTGGCTACCTGGTCAGCCGCGTGCCCTTCCCTGGCCGCGAGGCCCTGGCGTTCGCCTCGATGCTGTCGTTCGCCACGCCGGGCACGGTCATGGGCATCGGCTACATCCTGGCGTTCAACACCGGCGTGCTGCTCTTCACCGGCACCGAGCTGATCATCGTCCTGGCCTTCGTCTTCCGCAACATGCCGGTGGCCCTGCGCGCCGGCGTTGCAGCCATCCTCCAGGTCGACCGCAGCCTGGAGGAGGCCTCGACGATGCTGCGGGCGGGGACGGCGACCACGCTGCGCCGCATCGTGGTCCCCCTGGTGCGCGGCGCGCTCCTGGCGGGGGCGATCTTCAGCTTCGTGCGAGCCATGACGGCCATCAGCCAGGTGATCTTCCTGATCACGCCGCGCACCAACCTAGCCACCACGCAGATCCTCTCCTACATCAACTACGGCACCTTCGGGCTGGGCGCGGCCCTCTCGGCGGTGCTGGTCGTGTTCATGGCCGCCGTGATCCTGGCCCTGTACCTGGCCACGCAGCGGTGGGGCGGTGGCCCCGCCCGCGAGCTGCCCGCCCTGTAG
- a CDS encoding ABC transporter substrate-binding protein, with product MRRVTMLTVAAVLAVLGVAQAGPAAGRVVVLCSPNVEWCDLLKREFPRQTGIQLDFVRLSSGEALARLRAEKANPVFDVWFGGTGDPHFVAAEEGLTEFYRPKAWDDIRPQLKEAVAGKYIPLYAGVLGWAVNGRLLREKNIPEPRTWQDLADPRLRGLVAYPNPNTSGTGYTMIATIVQIYGEERGFDLLKRIHRNVTEYTRAGAAPGVLAGRGEVAVGVTFVHDAVLQILSGFPVTYGAARDGTGYEIGGLSLVKGAPNRANALAFIDWALQPEVQALAADAKSYQLPSNAKTPVPKVAPRFQDFNVIRYDFVKFGKAAVRDALVNRWTREVFPLPK from the coding sequence GTGAGGCGGGTGACGATGCTGACGGTCGCGGCGGTGCTGGCCGTGCTGGGCGTGGCCCAGGCCGGGCCGGCCGCAGGCCGCGTGGTCGTGCTGTGCAGTCCGAACGTCGAGTGGTGCGATCTGCTCAAGCGCGAGTTCCCCCGGCAGACGGGCATCCAGCTGGACTTCGTGCGGCTGTCGTCGGGGGAGGCCCTGGCGCGCCTGCGCGCCGAGAAGGCCAACCCGGTCTTCGACGTGTGGTTCGGCGGCACCGGCGACCCGCACTTCGTGGCGGCCGAGGAAGGGCTGACCGAGTTCTACCGGCCGAAGGCGTGGGACGACATCCGGCCGCAGCTCAAGGAGGCCGTGGCCGGCAAGTACATCCCGCTTTACGCCGGCGTGCTGGGTTGGGCGGTGAACGGGCGGCTGCTGCGCGAGAAGAACATCCCCGAGCCGCGCACCTGGCAGGACCTGGCGGACCCCCGGCTGCGCGGGCTGGTGGCGTACCCGAACCCGAACACCTCGGGCACCGGGTACACGATGATCGCCACCATCGTGCAGATCTACGGGGAGGAGCGGGGGTTCGACCTCCTCAAGCGCATCCACCGCAACGTGACCGAGTACACGCGCGCCGGAGCGGCGCCCGGCGTGCTGGCCGGACGGGGCGAGGTCGCCGTCGGCGTGACGTTCGTGCACGACGCGGTGCTGCAGATCCTCAGCGGCTTCCCGGTGACCTACGGTGCCGCGCGCGATGGCACGGGGTACGAGATCGGCGGGCTGAGCCTGGTGAAGGGCGCGCCCAACCGTGCCAATGCGCTGGCGTTCATCGACTGGGCGTTGCAGCCCGAGGTGCAGGCGCTGGCCGCGGACGCCAAGTCGTACCAGCTGCCCTCCAACGCCAAGACCCCGGTGCCCAAGGTCGCGCCGCGGTTTCAGGACTTCAACGTGATCCGGTACGACTTCGTCAAGTTCGGCAAGGCCGCGGTCCGCGACGCGCTGGTGAACCGTTGGACCCGGGAGGTCTTCCCGCTGCCGAAGTAG
- a CDS encoding ABC transporter ATP-binding protein, whose product MQVHLRLERVTKRLGTTLAVDDVSLEVPEGSFTTLLGPSGCGKTTTLRIVAGFYRPDAGEVYLRGARITDVPAHRRQMAMVFQEYALFPHMTVAENVGYGLRMRRVSPGELTRRVTAALDLVGLAGLASKFPLQLSGGQQQRVALARALVVEPEVLLLDEPLSNLDAKLRVRVRTEIRALQQALGKTTIYVTHDQEEALSISDRIAVMHQGRIVQLGTPREIYYRPRDRFVADFVGLANFVTVEVVAPGRVRLDDQEFAVPGATGVGRATLVVRPETITLFPQPPGAGAEAVRPVLRGRVRTAAFLGAVARYWIQAAGMEWIVDQPAPGERWYDGEVYLVLDPERTHVLPGDGPERAGG is encoded by the coding sequence ATGCAGGTGCACCTCCGGCTCGAGCGGGTGACCAAACGCCTGGGGACCACGCTGGCGGTGGACGACGTGTCGCTGGAGGTGCCGGAGGGCAGCTTCACCACGCTGCTCGGGCCCTCGGGCTGCGGCAAGACCACCACGCTGCGCATCGTCGCGGGGTTCTACCGTCCGGACGCTGGCGAGGTCTACCTGCGCGGCGCCCGCATCACCGACGTCCCGGCGCACCGTCGGCAGATGGCCATGGTGTTCCAGGAGTACGCGCTCTTCCCGCACATGACCGTCGCCGAGAACGTCGGCTACGGGCTGCGGATGCGCCGGGTCAGCCCTGGCGAGCTCACCCGGCGCGTGACGGCGGCCCTGGACCTCGTGGGCCTGGCCGGGCTCGCCAGCAAGTTCCCCCTGCAGCTGTCGGGCGGCCAGCAGCAGCGCGTGGCCCTGGCCCGCGCCCTGGTCGTGGAACCGGAGGTGCTACTGCTCGACGAGCCGCTGTCGAACCTGGATGCCAAGCTGCGGGTGCGCGTGCGGACCGAGATCCGCGCGCTCCAGCAGGCGCTGGGGAAGACCACGATCTACGTCACGCACGACCAGGAGGAGGCGCTGTCGATCTCGGACCGGATCGCCGTGATGCACCAGGGCCGCATCGTACAGCTGGGCACGCCGCGCGAGATCTACTACCGTCCCCGCGACCGGTTCGTGGCCGACTTCGTCGGCCTGGCGAACTTCGTCACGGTGGAGGTCGTGGCACCGGGGCGTGTGCGTCTGGACGACCAGGAGTTCGCGGTGCCGGGCGCGACCGGGGTGGGCCGCGCCACCCTGGTGGTGCGGCCCGAGACGATCACGCTCTTCCCGCAGCCGCCCGGCGCGGGCGCGGAGGCGGTGCGGCCGGTGCTGCGGGGTCGCGTGCGGACCGCGGCCTTCCTGGGCGCCGTGGCGCGGTACTGGATCCAGGCGGCCGGCATGGAGTGGATCGTCGACCAGCCCGCGCCCGGCGAGCGCTGGTACGATGGCGAGGTCTACCTGGTGCTGGATCCGGAGCGGACCCACGTGCTGCCCGGCGACGGGCCGGAGCGGGCCGGCGGATGA